Proteins encoded together in one Nocardioides marinisabuli window:
- a CDS encoding sulfotransferase domain-containing protein: MSISVEQKFEIDAVYVGWPKCGSTWIFKFLQAQVDVAVPIQKSTDFFEVHHERGESWFAQQFRDPTLVCVDISHDCIFSGAALNRIGTASSPIKILVGLRNPYEWIISEFAYVTGTGRVDCSFSQFLENYPYALDHAKYEKHLRQLLNVVDRSQVTWLLLEDLRDDPSRYAERLVEALGAGVVAPSGFMVEEKVNVALKARSPFLLSVLRAGAKVMARVGLSRKVEAFKRGSLRKYIFRAADDVARDEFFGDLQVHRTQFIRTRDEVSKLMGRDLSQVWKTGF, encoded by the coding sequence GTGAGCATCAGCGTCGAACAAAAATTTGAAATAGACGCCGTATATGTGGGGTGGCCCAAGTGCGGTTCGACTTGGATTTTCAAGTTCTTACAGGCGCAGGTGGACGTAGCGGTGCCCATTCAAAAGTCCACGGATTTCTTTGAGGTCCACCACGAGCGTGGCGAGAGTTGGTTCGCACAGCAATTTAGGGACCCTACTCTAGTTTGCGTGGATATCAGTCATGACTGCATTTTCTCCGGTGCGGCGTTGAATCGGATCGGCACGGCATCCTCTCCGATCAAAATATTGGTTGGTCTGAGGAATCCTTATGAGTGGATCATCTCCGAGTTTGCCTACGTCACGGGCACTGGTAGGGTCGATTGCTCGTTCAGTCAGTTTCTTGAGAATTATCCATACGCGCTGGATCATGCCAAGTACGAGAAGCATCTGCGGCAGCTTCTCAACGTTGTGGACAGATCGCAGGTAACCTGGCTACTGCTCGAGGACTTGAGAGACGACCCCTCTAGGTATGCCGAGCGCCTTGTTGAGGCGCTCGGTGCCGGCGTGGTGGCGCCGTCGGGTTTTATGGTCGAGGAAAAGGTCAACGTGGCCCTCAAGGCCAGGTCACCCTTCCTGCTAAGTGTCCTTCGCGCGGGCGCCAAGGTAATGGCTCGAGTCGGGTTGTCTCGCAAAGTTGAGGCGTTCAAACGAGGGTCTTTACGGAAGTATATCTTCCGTGCTGCTGACGATGTGGCTAGGGATGAGTTTTTCGGTGACCTGCAAGTTCACCGCACTCAGTTCATTAGGACGCGAGACGAAGTCTCTAAGTTGATGGGTCGGGATCTGAGTCAAGTATGGAAAACGGGCTTTTAA